One window of Candidatus Polarisedimenticolia bacterium genomic DNA carries:
- a CDS encoding GDSL-type esterase/lipase family protein — MTDDNSFLAKAWLGSVRVLVTRVLISAASIVVFFTLAELFLRLFIPQQEAMRWFQSNPAYGYVLKSRFHQRYHYIDGFTMDVRTNEWGHRGKSYAKADLENPAVIKILLIGDSFTFGQGVNDEDTFGALLEHDLNRAGKKYSVINAGVGGWGTLQSVAYARDHLSVFHPSIVVYTFCGNDPSDDARFMKGVADNDLGALRFPGKIFLRNYSHVYRLLYFSLAKLRHRLEVSAGAEGTKSMTHDLQSESAISEEEWKRSLEALERLGARLGSQNPKNLLMVQASAPWELEIQEHLAPLAKNDHIVYVDLYDMSKALPDTERQLPYDGHWSRKMH, encoded by the coding sequence ATGACGGATGATAACTCCTTTCTCGCCAAGGCGTGGTTGGGAAGTGTTCGCGTGTTGGTGACGCGAGTTCTTATCTCCGCCGCCTCCATCGTGGTCTTTTTCACGCTAGCCGAGCTGTTTCTAAGGTTATTCATTCCACAACAAGAAGCCATGAGATGGTTTCAGAGCAATCCCGCCTATGGCTATGTGCTCAAGAGCAGGTTTCATCAGCGTTATCATTACATCGATGGCTTTACGATGGATGTGAGGACAAACGAGTGGGGTCACAGGGGTAAGTCCTATGCGAAAGCAGACCTGGAGAACCCTGCCGTAATCAAGATTCTGCTTATCGGGGACTCCTTTACGTTCGGCCAAGGGGTTAACGATGAAGACACTTTCGGAGCGCTGCTCGAGCACGACTTGAACCGTGCGGGGAAGAAGTACAGCGTAATAAATGCCGGCGTCGGAGGTTGGGGAACTCTTCAGTCAGTGGCCTATGCTCGAGACCACCTGTCAGTCTTTCATCCGAGTATCGTTGTCTATACGTTTTGTGGGAATGATCCATCGGACGATGCTCGATTCATGAAGGGCGTAGCGGACAATGACCTCGGTGCGCTTCGTTTCCCTGGCAAGATCTTCTTGCGGAATTACTCCCATGTTTATCGTTTGTTGTATTTCAGTCTCGCAAAACTGAGGCATCGACTGGAGGTGAGCGCTGGGGCTGAAGGAACAAAAAGCATGACTCACGACTTGCAGAGTGAGAGTGCCATCAGCGAAGAGGAGTGGAAAAGAAGCCTCGAAGCTCTCGAGAGGCTCGGGGCAAGGCTGGGCAGTCAGAATCCGAAGAATCTACTGATGGTGCAGGCGTCCGCGCCTTGGGAACTGGAGATACAAGAGCACTTGGCGCCCCTGGCGAAGAACGATCACATCGTCTACGTGGATCTCTACGATATGTCCAAAGCCCTCCCGGATACCGAGAGGCAGTTGCCATACGATGGACACTGGAGCCGTAAGATGCAT
- the wecB gene encoding UDP-N-acetylglucosamine 2-epimerase (non-hydrolyzing), whose amino-acid sequence MKILNIVGARPNFMKIAPLLREMKRHPELNPVLVHTGQHYDAGMSDVFFRDLEISAPDIYLDVGSGTQAVQTGNIMMAFEPIAQEQNPDLVLVVGDVNSTLACSIVSAKLGIPVGHVEAGLRSFDRTMPEEINRVVTDALSEFHFTTSPEAENNLLREGISKEKIYFVGNVMIDTLIHLVQKAESSQVRTSLGVNGDYALLTLHRPSNVDEQEPLKRIFKALSIIARRIPILFPIHPRTARMLKQFEISTEVRGLKLIEPLGYLDFIHLERHARFVLTDSGGIQEETTVLGVPCLTLRNNTERPITIAEGTNVLVGNDVERICNGAEGVLNAKEKTGRVPSLWDGKAAERIVSVLRRVAAQSHS is encoded by the coding sequence GTGAAGATCCTGAATATCGTTGGTGCGCGCCCGAATTTCATGAAAATTGCGCCGTTGCTCCGCGAAATGAAAAGACACCCTGAACTGAACCCCGTTCTGGTGCACACGGGGCAGCATTATGATGCTGGGATGTCCGACGTCTTTTTTCGGGATCTCGAGATTTCTGCGCCCGACATCTACCTTGACGTCGGATCTGGAACGCAAGCAGTCCAGACTGGAAATATCATGATGGCTTTTGAGCCCATCGCGCAGGAACAGAATCCGGATTTGGTCCTAGTCGTCGGAGACGTCAACTCGACGCTTGCCTGCAGCATCGTATCTGCGAAGCTTGGGATTCCCGTCGGTCACGTCGAGGCTGGTCTAAGGAGTTTCGACCGGACGATGCCTGAGGAAATCAATAGAGTTGTGACAGACGCGCTTTCTGAGTTCCATTTCACGACGTCCCCTGAAGCCGAGAACAATCTGTTACGGGAAGGAATTTCGAAAGAGAAGATCTACTTTGTCGGTAATGTGATGATCGATACGTTAATCCACCTGGTCCAGAAGGCTGAGAGCTCACAGGTTCGCACGAGTCTTGGAGTAAATGGAGACTATGCTCTTTTGACGCTTCACCGACCTAGCAACGTGGATGAGCAGGAACCTTTGAAGAGGATTTTCAAGGCACTCTCCATCATCGCGAGGCGAATCCCGATATTGTTCCCGATACACCCGCGAACAGCCCGAATGCTGAAGCAATTCGAGATCTCCACGGAAGTGCGTGGCCTGAAGTTGATAGAACCATTGGGCTACTTGGATTTTATTCATCTGGAAAGGCATGCACGGTTCGTGCTGACTGATTCTGGTGGAATCCAAGAAGAGACGACCGTGCTTGGTGTTCCGTGCTTAACGCTTCGGAACAACACAGAACGGCCCATAACAATCGCCGAAGGGACCAATGTATTGGTAGGCAACGACGTCGAGCGCATTTGTAATGGGGCCGAGGGTGTGCTGAATGCGAAGGAAAAAACCGGCCGAGTTCCGAGTCTCTGGGACGGTAAGGCCGCTGAACGGATCGTTTCCGTGCTAAGGCGAGTGGCCGCGCAATCACACTCCTAA
- a CDS encoding sugar transferase, whose protein sequence is MLKERAKELATVVALIDAVLLGCAFFSAVLLRNHLLPVLVPDLSQIATYRFLWLLPVSLPTFYLLFRFTGVYESIRTKSLAEIILLVGKPVALGGLFLGFLIFVVQAKYFSRSFFALYIGLFFVYVVAEKTFIRISQRVIRRKGFNYRNVLLVGINDESVRIAETLAAQREYGFRIAGFASGFGQEPTVGHDYKVLGSVEELETIVDRHIIDEIVFALPLEDLPKCERQLLKCEEVGLKIHIRADFAHSIFARTYLSRVANIPILTLSTIPHSAGDIVFKRLIDVFISASLLFLLSPLMILASILIILDSRGPVLFRQTRSGLNGRRFVLLKFRSMVHDAERQRAALFAQNEMTGPVFKIRNDPRVTKVGRVLRRTSCDELPQLWNVLKGDMSLVGPRPPLPSEVQKYERWQRRRLSMKPGITCLWQVNGRNAVGFDDWVKLDMEYIDNWSLGLDFHILAKTIPAVLFSRGAQ, encoded by the coding sequence TTGCTAAAGGAAAGAGCAAAGGAATTGGCTACCGTAGTAGCCCTTATCGATGCGGTCCTCTTGGGATGTGCATTCTTTTCGGCCGTTCTCTTGAGAAATCACCTCCTCCCAGTCCTAGTCCCAGATCTCTCGCAAATTGCGACTTACCGTTTCCTTTGGCTGTTACCCGTTTCGCTGCCGACATTCTATTTGCTTTTCCGATTCACGGGTGTTTACGAATCCATACGGACGAAGTCCTTGGCCGAGATCATCCTATTGGTGGGAAAGCCGGTCGCCCTCGGCGGCCTGTTCTTGGGGTTTCTAATTTTCGTAGTCCAAGCCAAGTACTTTAGCCGCAGCTTCTTCGCATTGTATATTGGGTTGTTTTTCGTCTACGTCGTTGCCGAGAAGACATTTATCCGGATTTCACAGAGAGTGATCCGACGGAAAGGATTCAACTACCGAAATGTTCTTCTCGTAGGTATTAACGACGAATCGGTTCGGATAGCAGAAACACTCGCTGCGCAACGGGAGTATGGATTTCGCATCGCTGGTTTCGCCAGTGGATTCGGGCAGGAGCCCACTGTGGGGCACGATTACAAGGTGTTGGGCTCCGTTGAGGAGCTGGAAACGATCGTTGACAGACACATCATCGACGAAATCGTGTTCGCTCTGCCATTGGAGGATCTCCCGAAATGCGAAAGGCAGCTTCTTAAATGCGAGGAGGTAGGCCTCAAAATTCATATTCGCGCAGATTTCGCACACTCTATCTTTGCCCGAACGTATCTCAGCCGCGTAGCGAACATACCGATACTCACGCTTTCTACGATTCCGCACTCGGCCGGTGACATTGTCTTCAAGCGTCTCATAGACGTTTTCATTTCGGCCAGCCTTCTTTTTCTGCTCAGCCCCTTGATGATTCTGGCCAGTATCTTGATCATCCTTGATTCAAGGGGTCCGGTGCTATTCCGACAAACTCGCAGTGGATTGAACGGCCGCAGATTCGTGTTGCTCAAGTTTCGTTCCATGGTGCATGATGCCGAGCGTCAGCGAGCGGCGCTCTTCGCCCAGAATGAGATGACGGGGCCGGTGTTCAAGATCAGGAACGACCCTCGGGTTACGAAAGTAGGGCGTGTTCTGCGTCGAACCAGTTGTGATGAATTGCCTCAGCTTTGGAACGTGCTTAAGGGAGATATGAGTCTGGTAGGCCCTCGTCCTCCCCTGCCATCGGAGGTACAAAAGTACGAGCGGTGGCAGCGCCGGCGATTGAGCATGAAGCCGGGGATCACATGTCTTTGGCAGGTCAATGGCAGGAACGCCGTCGGCTTCGACGATTGGGTGAAACTGGACATGGAATACATCGATAACTGGTCCCTTGGACTCGATTTCCACATTTTGGCTAAAACGATTCCTGCGGTGCTCTTCTCCCGAGGGGCACAGTAA
- a CDS encoding glycosyltransferase family 4 protein encodes MTEPGRETNERTYRVAIVQTVLSHYRVPFFEALSAENPCWHLEIVHSGRENEHYRLRETEALKETVVRRIQIPFLGYQLSFQVGALHRLGGSQLSIVILEGSFGILSNLFILVLRKLRHLPTIYWVTGWDRPEVQGWKKGLRDVLIRCFARQADAIVAYGTAASRYMVSHGVDPSRITVAQNTVDVESLALDEMKWRAAALDVKTRLGIGGKCVLYVGRVVPTKRLEDLIVAMRLVRQRIPNAELVVVGTGPELPKARAQAGDGVHFVGEVIDGIEAYFAGADVFVMPGTGGLALNQAMAFGLPIVVTVSDGTHEDLVIPGENGLVAPLADSNALAECIVQVLKDSRRQASMGERSKSIVLQRASLKNMAVEFGRAVRQVLEAAR; translated from the coding sequence GTGACTGAACCAGGAAGAGAAACGAACGAAAGAACCTATCGGGTGGCAATTGTCCAAACAGTTCTTTCTCATTATCGCGTCCCATTCTTCGAAGCACTGTCGGCAGAGAATCCGTGCTGGCATCTCGAAATCGTGCATTCAGGACGCGAGAATGAGCACTATCGGTTGCGGGAAACGGAGGCGCTCAAGGAAACGGTGGTTCGGCGGATCCAAATTCCCTTTCTCGGTTACCAGCTCAGTTTTCAGGTGGGAGCGCTGCACCGCCTTGGTGGATCGCAGTTGAGCATCGTGATTCTGGAAGGTTCGTTTGGCATCCTTTCGAACCTATTCATCCTCGTGCTGCGTAAACTGCGTCACCTTCCGACAATCTATTGGGTGACGGGATGGGATAGACCGGAAGTGCAGGGATGGAAGAAAGGGCTACGGGACGTGCTCATCCGGTGCTTTGCTCGGCAGGCTGACGCCATTGTCGCGTACGGTACGGCAGCTTCACGATACATGGTGTCGCACGGTGTTGATCCCAGCCGAATTACCGTGGCGCAGAACACGGTGGACGTTGAAAGCCTGGCTCTTGATGAAATGAAATGGCGCGCAGCCGCTCTCGATGTCAAGACACGGCTCGGGATCGGTGGGAAGTGCGTTCTGTACGTGGGACGAGTGGTGCCGACCAAGAGACTCGAGGACCTTATCGTGGCCATGAGACTGGTTCGACAGAGAATACCGAATGCGGAGCTCGTGGTCGTAGGAACCGGGCCTGAGCTGCCGAAAGCACGGGCCCAGGCGGGGGACGGAGTTCATTTTGTCGGCGAAGTGATTGATGGGATCGAAGCCTATTTCGCTGGCGCCGATGTGTTCGTCATGCCGGGCACAGGAGGACTGGCTCTGAACCAGGCGATGGCTTTCGGCCTGCCAATCGTGGTCACGGTCTCCGATGGAACACATGAAGATCTTGTCATTCCGGGAGAAAATGGTTTGGTTGCTCCACTTGCTGATTCGAATGCACTGGCTGAGTGTATCGTGCAAGTGTTGAAGGATTCCCGACGGCAAGCATCGATGGGTGAGCGTTCGAAGAGTATCGTACTGCAGAGGGCAAGTCTCAAAAACATGGCGGTCGAATTTGGCCGCGCGGTCAGACAGGTTCTAGAGGCAGCGCGTTGA
- a CDS encoding glycosyltransferase family 4 protein, protein MKILVIHNAYRFRGGEEQSVALQIAALEASGHQVISYRKNSQDISGLSGFGKLRAAIATPYSPRVFREVSELIHGEKPQLVHVHNVFPLITASAIRAAAKNGVPVVYSHHNYRLSCPSGLRFLRGDVCDRCTGGFFLPAVLNRCVQHKLGPSLTYALALQIDRIIGTFRTDIAVHVCPSRSLQRQLEKIMPTGTPIEIIPHFLPDHSVSERKAERPYIVYLGRISEEKGVMLLAKAAKDLTKYMDIEVLGDGPLREELAQGLSAREENQVHFRGHLANDRRFEFLTGALALVVPSLSEETFSYAVLEAFRAGVPVVAARVGALEELVEEEVNGLLFPRGSHQGMVAAIMRLHRDIIFRNSLARGARESFMKKYTMDVGYQALMDCYRRVLAARRQDERIA, encoded by the coding sequence GTGAAGATCCTGGTCATTCATAATGCCTATCGATTCCGGGGCGGAGAGGAGCAATCGGTCGCTCTCCAGATTGCCGCTTTGGAAGCATCGGGGCATCAGGTGATCAGCTATAGGAAGAATAGCCAGGACATCTCGGGCCTCTCTGGTTTTGGCAAACTACGGGCGGCCATCGCCACTCCTTACTCACCAAGAGTGTTTCGTGAGGTGTCTGAGCTTATCCATGGAGAAAAGCCGCAGCTCGTGCATGTTCACAACGTGTTTCCGCTGATCACCGCGTCGGCGATACGAGCTGCGGCAAAAAACGGTGTGCCCGTCGTCTATTCGCACCATAACTATCGGCTTTCGTGCCCTAGTGGGTTGCGATTCTTGCGCGGCGATGTATGCGATCGATGTACCGGAGGGTTTTTCCTCCCGGCGGTGCTCAATCGATGTGTACAGCACAAGCTTGGTCCGAGTCTGACATATGCGTTAGCCCTCCAAATTGATCGGATTATTGGCACGTTCAGGACGGATATAGCAGTTCATGTGTGCCCTTCACGTTCATTGCAGCGACAACTTGAAAAGATAATGCCGACCGGCACACCTATCGAGATCATCCCGCATTTCTTGCCGGATCATTCAGTTTCTGAGAGAAAGGCGGAGCGTCCCTATATCGTTTATCTCGGCAGAATCTCTGAAGAGAAAGGGGTAATGCTTTTGGCTAAGGCAGCCAAGGATTTGACTAAGTACATGGACATAGAGGTGCTGGGTGATGGACCCCTACGGGAGGAGCTTGCTCAGGGCCTGTCTGCTCGGGAGGAGAACCAGGTCCATTTCCGCGGTCATCTTGCCAATGATAGGCGTTTTGAGTTTTTGACAGGTGCGCTTGCGTTGGTTGTGCCCTCGTTGTCGGAGGAAACGTTCTCCTATGCCGTTCTGGAAGCCTTTCGAGCCGGCGTGCCGGTTGTGGCGGCCCGAGTTGGAGCGCTCGAGGAACTTGTAGAGGAAGAAGTGAACGGCCTTCTGTTTCCTCGAGGATCGCATCAGGGGATGGTCGCCGCCATAATGAGATTGCACAGGGACATCATTTTCCGGAACAGCCTGGCCAGAGGTGCCCGGGAATCCTTCATGAAGAAGTACACGATGGACGTGGGCTACCAGGCTCTCATGGATTGTTATCGACGCGTGCTGGCAGCGAGAAGGCAGGATGAACGAATCGCGTGA
- a CDS encoding glycosyltransferase has protein sequence MEPKKIQLLILTDLYPSHYRPNDGVFVWRMARALGETGRANVHVVALRRLFPEWHLLRAMVHGDWGKCQRYWRHWMTREALLQKSRDCVRFGRICYTGLPRIFGQATWGKAAYAFGGKFLKRLNQEMRFDIVHAHFAIASGHVAQLVADEGGPPFVVSIHGYEVAFTAKRPGGKAVLRRVLGSARAVIANSSRTRDRILELGNVDPGLVRIIYQGGDCEAENDVPLVKIEHHSEEFQVLTVGGLERQKGQDVVLRAAARLNRGGFPVRCTFIGEGNDLPRLQRLVRELGLGGQVVFTGPVPPQRMGKYYEACNAFVLPSWNEAFGVAYVEAMHYGKPVVGLVGEGGPEDLARLGAGIVRIPRDDDAVLASIISRWIRLPAEAEEMGRRNRDLARRELTWACHARKLMKLYEEILNGKCLQDAMSV, from the coding sequence ATGGAACCGAAGAAGATCCAACTTCTCATTCTGACGGATCTTTACCCAAGCCATTACCGGCCGAATGATGGCGTGTTCGTGTGGCGAATGGCACGAGCACTTGGCGAGACGGGACGCGCGAATGTGCATGTGGTAGCACTCCGTCGCTTGTTCCCGGAATGGCACTTATTGCGAGCTATGGTGCATGGTGATTGGGGAAAATGCCAGCGCTACTGGAGACATTGGATGACCCGAGAGGCGCTGTTGCAGAAGTCTCGGGATTGCGTTCGGTTCGGTCGGATTTGCTACACGGGCCTCCCGAGAATCTTTGGGCAGGCTACGTGGGGCAAGGCGGCCTACGCGTTCGGCGGGAAGTTTCTAAAAAGGCTTAACCAGGAAATGCGGTTCGACATAGTCCATGCCCATTTCGCAATTGCTTCGGGGCATGTCGCGCAACTTGTTGCTGACGAGGGTGGGCCCCCATTTGTAGTGAGTATTCATGGGTACGAGGTGGCCTTCACCGCCAAACGCCCTGGAGGCAAAGCTGTCCTTCGCCGCGTATTAGGATCGGCACGCGCCGTTATCGCCAACTCGAGCCGCACGAGAGACAGGATTCTGGAACTGGGAAACGTAGATCCTGGACTGGTTCGCATAATCTACCAGGGTGGAGACTGTGAGGCAGAAAACGATGTTCCGTTGGTAAAGATTGAACATCATTCTGAAGAATTCCAGGTACTGACTGTGGGTGGCCTAGAAAGACAAAAGGGTCAAGACGTCGTACTTCGTGCGGCCGCTCGATTGAATCGTGGTGGATTCCCAGTTCGCTGTACTTTTATCGGGGAAGGCAATGACCTGCCACGGCTTCAGAGGCTCGTGAGAGAACTTGGTCTCGGCGGGCAAGTCGTTTTTACCGGGCCTGTTCCTCCTCAACGGATGGGGAAGTACTATGAGGCCTGTAACGCGTTTGTTCTTCCAAGTTGGAATGAAGCTTTCGGTGTGGCGTACGTGGAGGCAATGCACTATGGCAAGCCCGTCGTCGGACTCGTTGGAGAGGGAGGGCCCGAGGATCTGGCGAGGCTCGGCGCTGGAATCGTGAGAATACCTCGCGACGACGATGCCGTACTGGCTTCAATTATTTCTCGATGGATCCGCCTTCCCGCAGAAGCGGAAGAAATGGGCCGGAGAAATCGAGACTTAGCCCGGAGAGAACTCACATGGGCTTGTCATGCGAGGAAACTGATGAAGTTGTATGAAGAGATTCTGAATGGAAAGTGTCTGCAGGATGCGATGAGCGTTTAA
- a CDS encoding oligosaccharide flippase family protein, protein MMSALEQKTGYTHFLRNQPVYLLSSILAGAISFLILPIYTRFLSPEDFGLWSLFSIAAQVFAVFLTCGLDSVAIKHWHLAQDIEARQKVVSQSLSLALVLGAIGSGLGILVFWLGHDIWVGRVHGGLIIVGTFIAALQSMLNVGMGVIRAQNRPFAFGCLSFTRVAVQLSVSGTAALRGHLNLQVAAWAWLAGEATALVILLAFLRPRALFARSFANEALQYGLPMVIAGFGNFVLFGADRYFLAGFRGLREVAVYAVAYKVATILEVAVVRPFAIGWAAGRFQVGSGDEGSAGYVRALALFLVPSVIMFAVVCCLRREIIALVAPAGYEKAAFLIPILLGAYFFLGLSYPLNVGVMFRDRPTPVAAATWVAVLLNTVGNIALIPSWGATGAALSTLVGYGILCLILWRSSLVTHPIDYPAVRFGVFTVMGCGLGVIASRFGTGTADIGAVGRVILVVALVTGLAHQLGLLGMATGSRRTRDLVGV, encoded by the coding sequence ATGATGTCTGCGCTGGAACAGAAGACTGGATACACGCATTTCTTGCGAAACCAGCCTGTCTACCTACTAAGTAGCATCCTCGCGGGCGCGATTTCCTTCCTCATTTTACCCATCTACACACGGTTCCTTTCTCCAGAGGACTTTGGTCTCTGGTCTCTCTTCTCAATCGCAGCGCAGGTCTTCGCCGTATTCCTGACCTGCGGTTTGGATTCTGTCGCCATTAAGCATTGGCACCTGGCGCAAGACATTGAAGCGCGACAAAAGGTCGTATCGCAAAGCCTGTCTCTTGCACTGGTACTTGGAGCAATCGGATCCGGGCTCGGCATCCTCGTGTTTTGGCTCGGACACGACATCTGGGTCGGCCGAGTGCACGGCGGTCTCATCATCGTTGGCACTTTCATCGCCGCGTTGCAAAGCATGCTGAATGTGGGGATGGGTGTCATTCGAGCTCAGAATCGCCCGTTCGCTTTCGGTTGCCTATCTTTTACCCGTGTCGCCGTACAACTCTCCGTCTCCGGTACTGCCGCATTGCGAGGACACCTGAATCTTCAAGTCGCGGCCTGGGCGTGGCTAGCAGGGGAGGCCACGGCGCTGGTCATTCTTCTGGCGTTTCTCCGGCCACGGGCCTTGTTCGCCAGAAGTTTCGCCAACGAGGCATTGCAGTATGGACTGCCCATGGTAATCGCAGGCTTCGGGAATTTCGTGCTTTTCGGAGCAGATCGATATTTTCTGGCGGGCTTTCGTGGATTGCGGGAAGTCGCCGTCTATGCCGTGGCGTACAAAGTAGCGACCATTCTCGAGGTCGCGGTGGTGCGTCCCTTCGCAATTGGATGGGCTGCCGGAAGGTTCCAGGTGGGATCGGGTGATGAAGGGAGTGCGGGTTACGTCCGCGCTCTGGCTCTGTTCCTGGTTCCCAGCGTGATAATGTTTGCGGTTGTCTGCTGCCTACGAAGGGAGATTATCGCGCTGGTAGCGCCCGCCGGATACGAGAAGGCGGCTTTTCTGATCCCAATCCTGCTAGGGGCCTATTTTTTCCTTGGGCTCAGTTATCCCCTGAATGTTGGTGTCATGTTTCGCGATCGTCCGACACCCGTTGCAGCGGCCACATGGGTGGCTGTTCTGCTCAATACCGTCGGCAACATAGCCCTTATACCGAGCTGGGGTGCCACAGGTGCCGCACTCTCGACGTTGGTAGGCTATGGCATCTTGTGCTTGATCCTGTGGCGCAGCTCTCTCGTGACCCACCCTATCGACTATCCAGCCGTGAGATTTGGAGTATTCACCGTGATGGGCTGCGGCCTCGGAGTCATCGCGTCACGCTTTGGTACCGGTACCGCCGACATCGGGGCCGTAGGGCGGGTGATCCTTGTGGTCGCCCTAGTGACCGGCTTGGCGCATCAGCTCGGATTACTCGGAATGGCAACAGGTTCCAGGAGGACACGTGACCTCGTCGGCGTCTGA
- a CDS encoding tetratricopeptide repeat protein, translating to MGRRLALLVLGIPGLLGFGALAAAQWRGADALTEYAELQKEYPPDSMKPPDPKIVARKQLVLARADRLVPDLPEVQYQRALLFTVMAETESLQPAAGSSGGAPSPSLVTLLREALWSINHAIQLNPCSAEYQFVKATIIQNLEANLSAERLEASGKAVAQLLTISDSLDPYKPQLHYRIGSFWLALGDITSAKRIFSTVLRQNPALSKDILTVLWSSVTSVSELRDFIQHEPRTCVILAEFLAERGFDSEAEHEYLDAAPGAPNSFQVLSALVRRYMNDGKTAAVLELVKTAEHVGRIKDPRERAALRYLAGQAYFREGRIQDAISAYEAALRIDDTQLHIHHALAMAYLRAGQYGKAIARWQFLKSRFGESRVSRDMNSVMHAGLAEAFEMQGRYVDALAEYLKAAELDPRNRVLSLKIEELSGRL from the coding sequence ATGGGTAGGCGCCTTGCGCTCCTCGTTCTCGGGATTCCCGGCCTTCTCGGCTTCGGCGCGCTGGCCGCGGCGCAGTGGAGAGGCGCGGACGCGCTGACCGAGTACGCCGAGCTCCAGAAGGAGTATCCCCCCGACAGCATGAAGCCGCCCGACCCGAAGATCGTGGCGCGCAAGCAGCTCGTGCTGGCGCGGGCCGATCGGCTCGTCCCCGACCTGCCGGAGGTCCAGTACCAGCGGGCCCTTCTCTTTACCGTCATGGCCGAGACCGAGAGCCTGCAGCCGGCCGCGGGTTCGAGCGGGGGCGCGCCGAGCCCGAGCCTCGTCACCCTCCTGCGCGAAGCGCTATGGTCGATCAACCATGCCATCCAGCTGAACCCCTGCTCCGCCGAGTACCAATTCGTGAAGGCCACGATTATCCAGAACCTCGAAGCGAATCTCTCGGCCGAGCGGCTCGAAGCTTCGGGCAAGGCCGTCGCCCAGCTCCTGACCATTTCGGACTCCCTCGATCCCTACAAACCCCAGCTCCACTATCGCATCGGCTCCTTCTGGCTGGCGCTCGGTGACATTACCTCTGCGAAACGGATTTTCTCCACGGTCCTACGACAGAATCCCGCATTGTCCAAGGACATCCTCACAGTTCTGTGGAGCTCGGTGACGTCGGTGTCAGAATTGCGGGATTTTATCCAGCATGAGCCGAGGACATGTGTAATTCTGGCCGAGTTTCTCGCTGAAAGAGGGTTCGATTCGGAGGCCGAGCATGAGTACCTCGACGCAGCGCCGGGAGCTCCGAACAGTTTCCAGGTCTTGTCCGCCCTGGTTCGACGCTACATGAATGATGGGAAGACCGCCGCAGTCTTGGAGCTTGTGAAAACGGCGGAGCATGTGGGTCGAATCAAAGATCCTCGTGAGCGGGCCGCCTTACGCTATCTGGCGGGTCAGGCATACTTCAGGGAAGGTCGGATTCAAGACGCAATTTCCGCGTACGAAGCTGCCTTGCGGATCGACGATACCCAACTTCACATTCATCATGCACTCGCGATGGCCTACCTCCGGGCGGGCCAATACGGGAAAGCAATTGCGCGATGGCAATTCTTAAAAAGCAGGTTCGGAGAGAGCCGGGTTTCACGTGACATGAATTCTGTAATGCACGCCGGACTGGCAGAGGCATTTGAAATGCAAGGACGCTATGTAGACGCGCTCGCAGAGTATCTGAAAGCTGCGGAATTGGACCCGCGCAACAGAGTCCTCAGTCTCAAAATAGAAGAACTTTCGGGTCGGCTCTAA